In the genome of Neodiprion fabricii isolate iyNeoFabr1 chromosome 4, iyNeoFabr1.1, whole genome shotgun sequence, the window ATAGACTTTTGAAGGAAACTCGATAATTTCAATGCTCACATGTGTGATCGTAACGTTTCTGCAATTTTATACGAAACAGCTAACTTTTTCAATGTAGACATAAGAAAAGTAGGTAGTTGGACTTTGTCGCCATATCGTTGCGCAGTTTGACACAATTATAGAGTTTACCTTGACTGACGGGTAAGCGGCTGCTGGTATGGTCTGTTTGGCTTCGTCCCTCAAAAACTGTTCAACCTTGAGACTTTCTCGAAATCCGGGAAAGAGATTCTCGTATTGTTCTGGGTCTGCCAGGCTCTGTCCAGCCTTTTCGCTCAcgatcgataatttttcacgcCACAATTTTACCACAGAAGATATTTTGCTGGGCGCATAGGCTCTCGCAAAGAATGCAGCCTCGGGAATCCTATCAGTTTTTATCAGGATATCTAAACACTTGTCGATATCTCCAAGGAGGAAATTCGAGAGAAACGAAATGTTGTTTTTTCCTGAATCGTCGGCGGCTTCGCCAAGTTTTCTTATCATTCCAGCATTGCCGGTACTTGTAGCCAGTAGTAGAAGGCCACCAAAGTCTTGCGCGTGGTGCAAGCATTCTTGAGCCAAACGCAATTTGCCTTTTTGAGTGGCAAGGGCTGCAAGCTGTCGCCATTTCTGTTGACTACTAGCTTCTTTTGCTAAATCATGCGCCGTCCTAAGGTCACCTAGTGCCAAAGCTAATTCGAATCTATGCTCTGGATCCGTAGAGACTGCCAGCGCTTGTTCTTTGAAAccctgtgaaaaaattttggattaTAGAAACTGGACTCTGCTGCTTCTTTTCGTTGTGCATAGTAATTGTGAATTAAGATTTCTGAGCTtgagaaaaaacgaatgaGAGTATTACTTGTTTCTCCAAAAAGTGAGCCACTCTGGTGCGATGCTCTTTTGGTACAGTTGGCAGCACTCTGTCAGCGGTTTCAAAGTCTTTTCGCATAACTGCGGTTTGGTATTCCAGTACGGATAGCAAGAGAGAGTATGAAACCACAGAGAGTTCCTTGTCACATAGGTAAAGCCTGTTGTCTCGTGGAACGTAACCCAACAGATACATCGGCCTGTCCAAATGTGATATGGTGACGACTTCGCCTCCGACAAAGTAATTGATTCGATTTACGCTGTTGGTGTAAATGAAGCAGTCGCCTACCCAGAGACCAGTTTTCACTGCCTCACTCATTTCCGCGACCATCTGAAAAGTTCGTATTCTCATTTAGATAAATTGACCATAATTACGGTACTTGGAACATCGTTATAATTGGATATGATTAATGCTATTGTAGCATGAGGGTGAGGTATTGATTAAAAAACGTGTGAACTTACCTCGAATGCATCTTCGATATCTTCAGTGTTTTCTGGCAGATTATTAACAGCATCTGCatggaattttaaaataaagtaTTGATCGGCAGTCGCTAGCGCTACCAGTGATGCGTTCTCTGCCCAGTAGACGTGCGTCGGCTGAATGTCGATGCGGCGAATCAGCTTTAGGGAATCCCAATCAAAGAAGGAAAGACCAGAGCCGGAAGATACTCCCAGCATAAATCCACCAAAGATGCCTAAAACAATAGGAAATTGAACGTATAGGAGTAATTTTGGGATTATTCAAAGTATATAGTCGTTTATTTTACTCGAGGTCAGTGAGATTACGAAAAATCTATCCATAGCTGATTCAAGGCGAAAACTTACCATCGGCTCCAAAATCGGGTTTGAAGCTTTTCCGTTCTTTGAAATTCTTGAAGATTTTCACAGAGCTTGTTCCTTCTCTAACAGCATACTGACTCGAATCAGCAGCCCATACAAATTCCGATGCCTGTCCGAAAGCCTTGTTTCTCAGAGCCATCGAAGTGTAAATAATGTATTCACCATCCCCGCAAACAACCAAAAATCTCCCATTTGGATTGTGTTGTATAGTTTGTGGGTAAATTTCGCACGCTCCCATATCTTTGACAGCCAACGGAAGCCGCTCTCCATCCTGGGCCTCTTCTCCCAGTGCTTTTAGGTTTACTTGTTGCACCTCGCTATGTCTTGCCCATACAATTTTCCCGCCCAAAGAATCCATTGAAACGGCAGGCTCCTCTCTACCGACTTTGACCATTACGCTACCCTCGTCATACCCTAAGGCGACGTTGTTAGATCCCCGCATGCAGGAAATCGTCCAAACTCTTTCAAAGCCGTAGTTAAGTGACGACTCTAGCCTGTATGTACCAGCATGCCAAATTCTAACTGTCCCATCTTCTGAACCGGTCAAAACAATCGGCAGCTCTGGGTGAAAGCACACTGCAGATATATTCTGTGTGTGTCCTTCAAGGGTTTGGACGCAGGTTTTATTTTGGTAATCCCATATCTTGACGTACTTATCGTCAGCTCCGGAAATAAGGTAAGGCTTGTCACCTCCGTGATAATAATCTACGCAGTTCACACCCTTCTCATGTCCGTCGAGGGTGAAATTTGCCGTCGATGAACCGAGCTGCCAGACTTTTACCGTGCGATCCAGAGATGCGCTGGCAAATGTGTTGTTGTCCTTCGGATTGAACACAATTTGCATGACATAGTGGGTATGGCCCTCGAAGACCTGCTGGCCGAGCCAAGCTTTGTCCCAGTTCCATAATTTTATCAGCATGTCGTCTGTAgttaaatataataaagatATTTTGAACATTCAATGATTTCATCTACATAGACTTCATTAGTCAGTTTAAGCGACATAAAAAACTTGATGAAATAATACAAACCACTGCTGGTAAGGATGAACGGTTGGGTGGGATGAACTGCGATAGATCTGACATAATCGCTGTGTGCTTCGAACGCATGAACACGTTCCAATGTGTTGTAATTAAAAACTCTAACTTGCATATCATCAGAGCCAGTGACGACCCAATTTTTTCTTGCAACAAACTTTGCTGTTCTGACAGGTAGGTCGCAGACTTCGAAGGTCTTTGCCAAAGTCTGTGACTCGTGATTCCAGATGTTGACATTTCCCTGGTATAACGAACACAGCATCCATGGCTCAGATGGATGAAGATCGACACTCTTTACTCTGTCTGATCTCGCCGTCAGCTTGCGTTTAATGTCTAGTCGCAGCGGCTACAATTGAAGAAGTTACATTACAAAAAAACGAATGACGCCAGTATTCGAAAAACGGCTGGTATGGCATCGAACACAAATTTTTGCAGCTTTCAAGCGTCAAGAGGTCGTACAGGGGATTTATTCTCAATCATAAGATAGGTGAAATTTAGTGAATCCATACTTGagatttgtttttgttttgggAGTGTTTATCATAAATTGAAGAAAGATTTGGAAATCGTTTTGCAGGTGCGAAAATAcattcaattgaaatttatagCGGAAAAAGCTGTCAGAAAGGTTTGACGTGTGAAGTGCAGAAAAGATTGCGGTGAAGGGTTTGTCAAAGGATAATCGGCTAGCATTGGTTCGACGGcttataaatacattttatagaTACAAACTGAACCATTATTGAACTTACCATGTTTGATGATTGTTGTAATTGTTTCGGTCTTTAGAACAGGGATTAAAATGTCAAATGAAATATACTTATTGTAAACCTAAACACGAAGCCGCTGCCATGAAGTTAGGACGTGGCTCGAACATGGCGCATCATGTAGCAGACGGTTTTACTTTCTGATGAAATGATACAGATTATTCGATAAGATCAAAACGGTTTCCAAGCATCCACAGGAGTGAAAACtgtgatttttattcaccatTTACAATATTGACGAAATGTAATCTTCATTTGCGTACGTTGGTCAGTTAGAGGGAATTATACGTGACATCGAGTGCCGTCGTGGCCTTGCGCGTGCGGCTATATCGAAAATATCGAATCATATCGAGTTGAGGTCGATTTGCTGTGTCGATTTTTTCAGCATCGATTAGGACTCGAACGGCTCACTTCACACCAGTCACGGTGCGTACCAGGGCAGCCTGCTCCGCTTATGATCCGCTTGCTTCAAGGCTCTGTCGCACTTTGCTATGGTAACACAGATTTCTGCCTATATATAGAAGTCTGTGTATGGTAAGAATATACTCTGTCACTCAGTGCTTTCGCGACGCTAACTACGGTAGAAGTATGGGTAGATAACCGACCTGCACTTGCCGTGCAAGTCATctcgaaaatgaatttcaaaaatctatTTTGCGTCAAAGGGCGCAGCAAATGAGGCATACGCGAGTAAAACTGGTTTACGTACTCACTCAGGTTTCTCTTTACGCGGATGATTTTTGTCGGCTAGTAAAGACTACGAGATTGTAATTCTAATATTCAGTTGCCATTTTAATCGGATGGTCACGACAAATTTGACGGATTCTTATCAGGCAGGTCTACATTACCATCactaacaaattttcattttgaatcaCTGGAGTAGCAAATTGTTATGATGAATGGCATGCTCCGCATTAACGACTGTTTTCCGATGGTAAGTAAGCGTTAGCTATCTGATATGCGCCAATCATCAGAAATGCTTTCCGCTAATACGAAAAACCGGTATATAGCAACAGTCGGTAGACTAATTTATTGAACGCCAGATTGCTGACAACCCAACATACGTTAATATGTATACTTTGCATATGTCTTGGAGTATCTACCGGCAGTTTCTATCACTTTGGTAGTTGGACGACATTATCTACTTTCGCTTAATTGTAAgacaattagaaaaaaagcCAATAAGAAATCGCACAAATTACAAAAGAATTTT includes:
- the LOC124179729 gene encoding coatomer subunit beta' is translated as MPLRLDIKRKLTARSDRVKSVDLHPSEPWMLCSLYQGNVNIWNHESQTLAKTFEVCDLPVRTAKFVARKNWVVTGSDDMQVRVFNYNTLERVHAFEAHSDYVRSIAVHPTQPFILTSSDDMLIKLWNWDKAWLGQQVFEGHTHYVMQIVFNPKDNNTFASASLDRTVKVWQLGSSTANFTLDGHEKGVNCVDYYHGGDKPYLISGADDKYVKIWDYQNKTCVQTLEGHTQNISAVCFHPELPIVLTGSEDGTVRIWHAGTYRLESSLNYGFERVWTISCMRGSNNVALGYDEGSVMVKVGREEPAVSMDSLGGKIVWARHSEVQQVNLKALGEEAQDGERLPLAVKDMGACEIYPQTIQHNPNGRFLVVCGDGEYIIYTSMALRNKAFGQASEFVWAADSSQYAVREGTSSVKIFKNFKERKSFKPDFGADGIFGGFMLGVSSGSGLSFFDWDSLKLIRRIDIQPTHVYWAENASLVALATADQYFILKFHADAVNNLPENTEDIEDAFEMVAEMSEAVKTGLWVGDCFIYTNSVNRINYFVGGEVVTISHLDRPMYLLGYVPRDNRLYLCDKELSVVSYSLLLSVLEYQTAVMRKDFETADRVLPTVPKEHRTRVAHFLEKQGFKEQALAVSTDPEHRFELALALGDLRTAHDLAKEASSQQKWRQLAALATQKGKLRLAQECLHHAQDFGGLLLLATSTGNAGMIRKLGEAADDSGKNNISFLSNFLLGDIDKCLDILIKTDRIPEAAFFARAYAPSKISSVVKLWREKLSIVSEKAGQSLADPEQYENLFPGFRESLKVEQFLRDEAKQTIPAAAYPSVKPNVARKPLDEMQAAEEAGNFFYRGELLPGASDEPELKDSGDLLANRLVDLDISKPTFIPAPATNQPPTSLPAAPLKPSVAAQPLVPQQVTKPASTTRPLTVDDDDDIDFDLELDENIDTTDVNLDDDLLGED